A genome region from Tolypothrix sp. PCC 7712 includes the following:
- the secG gene encoding preprotein translocase subunit SecG, whose translation MTVSNIVQGIWALSAVGLIVLVLLHSPKGDGIGAIGGQAQLFSSTKSAENTLNRITWALTVVFLGLTVVLSAGWLPK comes from the coding sequence ATGACAGTTTCTAATATTGTTCAAGGCATTTGGGCGCTTTCCGCCGTTGGTTTAATCGTCTTAGTACTGCTGCATAGTCCTAAAGGAGATGGTATTGGAGCCATTGGTGGACAAGCTCAACTGTTTAGCAGCACTAAAAGCGCAGAAAACACCTTAAACCGAATTACTTGGGCATTAACAGTAGTTTTTCTAGGTTTAACAGTAGTTTTAAGTGCTGGCTGGCTACCTAAGTAA
- the gpmI gene encoding 2,3-bisphosphoglycerate-independent phosphoglycerate mutase: protein MTKAPVAPVVLVILDGWGYCEEKRGNAIVNAKTPVMDSLWAAYPHTLIRTSGKAVGLPDGQMGNSEVGHLNIGAGRVVPQELVRISDAVEDGSIKLNPALVKICQEVRDRNGKLHIVGLCSEGGVHSHLTHLFGLLDLAKDQQISQVCIHAITDGRDTAPSEGVKAIGQLQEYIDRLGVGQIVTLSGRYYAMDRDHRWDRVKRAYDVMTQDEVTDNRQAVEVLAASYAAGVTDEFINPTRIAPGAIAAGDGVIFFNFRPDRARQLTQAFVSPEFKGFERQLIQPLSFATFTQYDPDLKVAVAFEPQNLTNILGEVVANHGLKQFRTAETEKYAHVTYFFNGGLEDPFEGEDRELVSSPMVATYDKAPAMSAAAVTEVAIAAIEKCIYSLVVINYANPDMVGHTGQIEATIEAIEKVDLCLGRLLASITKVGGTTIITADHGNAEYMLDDAGNPWTAHTTNPVPLILLEGEKVKIPGHGTNVELRSDGKLADIAPTILEILQLPQPSEMTGRSLVVPAGYDVQRSRTPAQVGL from the coding sequence ATGACCAAAGCACCTGTTGCTCCTGTGGTGCTAGTCATTTTAGACGGATGGGGCTACTGCGAGGAGAAGCGTGGAAACGCTATAGTTAATGCGAAAACTCCAGTCATGGATAGCTTATGGGCAGCTTATCCACACACCCTCATTCGCACATCAGGAAAAGCCGTAGGGTTGCCAGATGGTCAAATGGGCAACTCGGAAGTTGGTCATTTGAACATTGGCGCTGGGCGAGTAGTACCGCAAGAATTAGTACGCATCTCCGATGCGGTGGAAGACGGTTCTATTAAGCTCAATCCAGCACTTGTCAAAATTTGCCAGGAAGTGCGCGATCGCAATGGCAAGCTTCACATAGTAGGTCTGTGTTCAGAGGGTGGAGTACATTCCCATCTCACCCATTTATTCGGACTACTGGACTTAGCTAAGGATCAGCAAATTTCCCAAGTTTGTATCCACGCCATTACCGATGGTCGTGACACAGCACCCTCAGAAGGTGTCAAAGCAATTGGGCAGCTGCAAGAATATATAGACCGCTTAGGTGTAGGGCAGATAGTCACCCTTAGCGGTCGCTATTATGCGATGGATCGCGATCATCGTTGGGATCGGGTTAAACGTGCCTATGACGTAATGACCCAAGATGAAGTAACCGATAATCGCCAAGCCGTAGAAGTTTTAGCAGCATCCTACGCCGCCGGAGTCACAGACGAATTCATCAACCCCACACGTATTGCTCCTGGCGCAATTGCAGCCGGGGATGGAGTGATATTCTTCAACTTCCGCCCCGATCGCGCTAGACAACTCACTCAAGCTTTTGTCAGCCCAGAATTTAAGGGCTTTGAAAGGCAGTTAATTCAACCACTTTCTTTTGCTACTTTTACTCAGTACGATCCAGATTTAAAAGTAGCTGTTGCCTTTGAGCCACAGAATCTCACAAATATTTTGGGAGAAGTCGTCGCCAATCACGGATTAAAGCAATTCCGCACTGCTGAAACCGAAAAATACGCCCATGTTACCTACTTCTTTAATGGCGGTCTAGAAGATCCTTTCGAGGGTGAAGACCGGGAACTCGTAAGTAGTCCTATGGTAGCAACTTACGACAAAGCTCCGGCGATGTCAGCCGCAGCCGTTACAGAAGTAGCGATCGCCGCGATTGAAAAATGTATCTACTCGTTGGTTGTAATTAACTATGCCAACCCAGACATGGTAGGACATACGGGTCAGATAGAAGCTACGATAGAAGCAATTGAAAAAGTTGATCTCTGTTTGGGTCGCCTACTTGCTAGCATTACTAAAGTTGGTGGCACAACAATTATTACTGCTGACCACGGTAATGCTGAGTATATGCTAGATGATGCGGGTAATCCTTGGACAGCCCACACCACTAACCCAGTCCCCTTAATTCTTTTGGAAGGAGAAAAAGTCAAAATCCCTGGACATGGTACAAATGTCGAACTACGAAGCGATGGCAAGCTAGCCGACATTGCGCCGACAATTCTAGAGATTTTACAACTTCCTCAGCCATCAGAAATGACAGGGCGATCGCTCGTTGTCCCAGCTGGATATGATGTGCAACGCAGTCGTACTCCCGCGCAAGTAGGTTTGTAA
- the recO gene encoding DNA repair protein RecO, with protein sequence MSKTYQVTGINLKAQALGESDRIVTILTKEFGLIRAVAPGARKHNSSLGGRSGMFVVNELLIAKGRSLDKITQAQTVKTYPGLTKDLGKLAASQYLAEIVLSQALSEQPQEELYELLNEHLNRLEAVSNNEASILAHLSQGVFHLLALAGLTPQVQVCCLTQRPLIPNFTNPQWQVGFSISAGGTVCLETWEDLRKQKERERQINSSKTRSPHLPATPATTISGYQTVMHRQELPVISGRLNAKELDILQQLSQPEIMQISTTRDNDWLAVEQILRHYAQYHLGHPIRSATLIDSYFAANHDATV encoded by the coding sequence ATGAGTAAAACCTATCAAGTAACAGGAATTAATCTGAAAGCCCAGGCGCTGGGAGAATCAGATAGAATAGTAACAATTTTGACAAAAGAGTTCGGTTTAATCCGAGCAGTGGCCCCAGGGGCACGTAAGCACAATTCAAGCCTGGGTGGTAGGAGTGGGATGTTTGTTGTCAACGAACTACTGATTGCTAAAGGGCGATCGCTCGATAAAATTACACAAGCACAAACAGTAAAAACCTATCCAGGTTTGACTAAAGATTTAGGGAAATTGGCAGCTAGCCAATATCTAGCAGAAATAGTCCTCAGTCAAGCTTTAAGCGAACAACCCCAAGAAGAACTGTATGAGCTGCTTAACGAACATCTCAATCGGTTAGAGGCAGTGTCTAATAACGAAGCGAGCATCTTAGCTCATCTGTCTCAGGGAGTGTTTCACCTTTTAGCGTTGGCGGGACTAACACCTCAAGTGCAAGTTTGTTGTCTCACGCAACGCCCCCTGATACCAAATTTTACAAACCCGCAGTGGCAAGTAGGATTTAGTATTTCTGCTGGTGGCACAGTTTGCTTAGAGACTTGGGAAGACTTGCGAAAACAAAAAGAGAGGGAGAGACAAATCAACTCTTCCAAGACGCGATCGCCTCATCTCCCCGCAACCCCAGCAACAACCATCTCGGGTTACCAAACAGTGATGCATCGCCAAGAACTACCAGTGATTTCTGGGCGATTAAATGCAAAAGAACTTGATATTCTGCAGCAGCTGTCACAACCAGAGATAATGCAAATTAGTACCACCAGAGATAATGACTGGTTAGCTGTTGAGCAAATTCTGCGCCATTATGCTCAGTATCATTTGGGTCATCCAATCCGCTCCGCCACTTTAATTGATTCTTATTTTGCTGCCAACCATGATGCAACCGTCTGA
- a CDS encoding peptidase yields MGQKIQYPTPNPLKNLLTRHLLAVLTLAISTGLLVIFMHLPTNANFAQVTEYSRDLITSLPASSYPSPKPYPLPPTLAKWQDNTNSGDYFAQITPTQVGYLVWSQFPIKVYIETPTAVNSQQAQAWVNSVLQAVQEWNAYLPLLIVEKPEVADIKILRKAPPLQISPVDKIPRARSALTTYELYTNNKVLLHRFTILLSPSQTGNYVLAAARHELGHALGIWGHSPLQTDALYFSQVRQPPPISIRDVNTLKRVYQQPTSLGWSS; encoded by the coding sequence ATGGGACAAAAAATCCAATACCCAACACCCAACCCCCTAAAAAATTTACTTACACGACATTTACTAGCAGTTCTCACCTTAGCAATAAGTACAGGGCTGCTAGTTATTTTTATGCATCTCCCTACAAATGCTAATTTTGCCCAAGTAACCGAATATTCTAGGGACTTAATAACTTCTCTCCCAGCCTCCTCATACCCCTCTCCAAAACCTTATCCTTTACCGCCAACGCTAGCTAAATGGCAAGATAATACCAACAGTGGTGATTACTTTGCTCAAATTACACCCACCCAAGTTGGTTATCTAGTTTGGTCACAATTTCCTATTAAAGTTTACATAGAAACGCCAACGGCAGTTAACAGCCAGCAAGCTCAAGCTTGGGTTAACAGCGTCTTACAAGCTGTGCAGGAGTGGAATGCTTACTTACCTTTATTGATAGTGGAAAAACCAGAGGTTGCAGATATTAAAATTTTGCGAAAAGCGCCTCCTCTGCAAATTTCTCCCGTCGATAAAATACCCCGTGCGCGTTCTGCTTTAACTACCTACGAGTTATATACCAACAACAAAGTTTTATTACACCGCTTCACAATATTATTAAGTCCTAGCCAGACAGGTAATTATGTCCTAGCCGCAGCGCGTCATGAACTCGGCCATGCTTTGGGAATTTGGGGGCATAGTCCGTTACAAACCGATGCTTTATACTTTTCTCAAGTTCGCCAACCGCCGCCGATTTCTATTAGAGATGTGAATACCTTGAAGCGGGTTTATCAACAGCCTACTAGTTTGGGGTGGTCTTCATAG
- the deoC gene encoding deoxyribose-phosphate aldolase — protein sequence MAADYPDIDIAPFIDHALLTPTATPEQVEQWCEEADRFHFAAVCLHPTYVKRAAELLHGKNPKVCAVIGFPTGATTSAVKLYEAQEAVENGATELDVVLNLGWLKAGKTEAVHREIAEICEATGQTVKVILETNLLTDPEKKVAAELAMEAGAAFLKTSTGWNGGVTVEDVRLLKEIARERLGIKASGGIRTINQALELILAGATRLGTSRGIDLIRQRNNPEKVE from the coding sequence ATGGCAGCAGACTATCCCGACATTGATATTGCGCCATTTATCGATCACGCCCTGTTAACGCCAACGGCTACTCCAGAGCAGGTTGAGCAATGGTGTGAAGAAGCAGATAGATTTCATTTTGCGGCGGTTTGCTTGCACCCTACCTATGTAAAGCGAGCCGCAGAACTCCTCCACGGTAAAAATCCCAAAGTCTGTGCAGTAATTGGCTTTCCTACTGGAGCGACTACTTCCGCAGTTAAGTTGTATGAGGCTCAAGAAGCAGTGGAAAATGGAGCCACTGAACTTGATGTAGTGCTCAACTTGGGTTGGTTAAAAGCTGGTAAAACTGAAGCAGTCCACCGGGAAATTGCGGAAATTTGTGAAGCAACCGGGCAAACTGTGAAGGTCATTTTAGAAACTAACCTGTTGACAGATCCAGAAAAGAAGGTAGCGGCAGAATTGGCTATGGAAGCAGGGGCCGCATTCTTAAAGACCAGTACGGGTTGGAATGGGGGTGTCACTGTGGAAGATGTGCGACTTTTGAAAGAGATTGCCCGAGAAAGGTTAGGAATTAAGGCCTCTGGCGGTATTCGTACCATTAATCAAGCCTTAGAATTAATCTTGGCGGGTGCTACTAGATTAGGCACGTCTCGCGGTATCGATTTAATCCGTCAGCGCAATAACCCAGAAAAAGTGGAATAG
- a CDS encoding caspase, EACC1-associated type, with protein sequence MAKKVALLIGVSEYQSGFTPLPASIGDIDAMQRVLKNPEIGGFDEIKILKNPSSQLMSEAIEDLFASRRTDDLVLLFFSGHGGKLANNKLYFATSNTRKNSNNNTEVVISTAVTASFVNQIMSNSASRYQVLILDCCYSGAFTNDLYVKNDGSESIKNQLGGEGRVIITSSAFTEYSYEQEGGDISLFTRYIVEGLEDGVADRDDDGWISVYELYDYAKDQVRKAAPKMSPRIYAVREGFNIKLAKSSTDDPKKIYHQEVEFLVRNGDGQISDTGRDLLNELKNEYLINTEEASAIEEKVLKPYKDLKEKSKRYQSRFRREIQQRYPISNQTREELIRLGKILQLTDEKIALIENQVIEERQQNLLEYEQAFRFAIEQSYPVKHLDSGLIELQQRLQLKDENIRAIEAPIIAFKESRLQEYENKFTQVVKQTSSINRQAKRNLQELKNSLELKDDEASRIEQRVIAKIKQEKNFNRKLKIGQFIIGILLIILIIIGYFFTPTAIILVSDYRKEQSLPDAKMKMSWGEKNLLDTDRNDNKKQAQQAFEKGNYPTALNYFKEAIKNNPIDDPEALIGYNNANAHIQANSDNKLILSIAVSVPIGNNPDIAKQILRGVSLAQKDVNDNGGIRFSKNANESPRFLNVLIADDSNEPKMAVKIAKELVKNKSNFSNVLAIVGHNSSNTSLKAAPIYQDGGLVMITPTSDAREITAFGPPVFHIMPFLERIAEKLANHVSRDSNIEKIAICADLSSRASESHERVFSIAIRDERNRLLSGKPCIISDNFDTDKIIEELEKDKVNTILLLPAVEKINKAIELAKKAHDKGWKLLGSPTMNTNQTLAEGKYFKDMLIPVPWNHKEGNDKSNSFNVTKQDLKVANVTWRTAMAYDTTQAIVKAFEEIINNRKEINRTNLRDRLSRKGFRLGLDNNKDFSQQKFSLKPVTGEVNFRGEREAEVSILQVKEDSENPGKYIFDSIPTEKVQFQAEF encoded by the coding sequence ATGGCAAAAAAAGTAGCACTACTCATTGGGGTTAGTGAGTATCAATCTGGTTTTACCCCATTACCTGCATCTATAGGAGATATAGACGCAATGCAACGGGTTTTAAAGAACCCGGAAATTGGAGGTTTTGATGAAATCAAAATACTTAAAAACCCTAGTTCTCAGTTAATGAGTGAAGCAATTGAGGATTTATTTGCGAGTCGTCGAACAGATGATTTAGTGCTGCTATTTTTTTCTGGTCACGGAGGTAAATTAGCTAACAATAAACTTTATTTTGCCACTTCTAATACTCGGAAAAATAGTAATAACAATACAGAAGTAGTTATATCAACGGCAGTAACAGCTAGTTTCGTGAATCAAATCATGAGCAATAGCGCGTCCCGTTATCAGGTGTTGATCCTCGATTGCTGCTATAGTGGTGCTTTTACTAATGATTTGTATGTAAAAAATGATGGTTCTGAGTCAATAAAAAACCAACTTGGTGGAGAGGGACGGGTTATTATTACGTCTTCAGCTTTCACTGAATATTCTTATGAACAGGAAGGAGGAGATATTTCGCTTTTTACTCGTTACATTGTAGAAGGTTTAGAAGATGGTGTAGCAGATAGAGATGATGATGGTTGGATATCAGTTTATGAATTATATGATTATGCTAAAGATCAAGTTAGAAAAGCTGCTCCAAAAATGAGTCCACGGATTTATGCAGTCAGAGAAGGATTTAATATTAAGCTAGCTAAGTCATCGACTGACGATCCCAAAAAAATATATCATCAAGAAGTTGAGTTTTTGGTACGTAATGGTGATGGTCAAATTTCTGATACTGGTCGTGATTTATTGAATGAACTAAAAAATGAATATCTAATAAATACTGAGGAAGCTTCTGCAATTGAGGAGAAGGTTTTAAAGCCTTATAAAGACTTGAAGGAGAAGTCAAAGCGCTATCAATCTAGGTTTAGAAGAGAGATTCAACAAAGATATCCAATCAGTAATCAAACTCGCGAAGAATTAATACGTTTGGGAAAAATTTTACAACTTACGGATGAGAAAATAGCTCTGATTGAAAATCAAGTAATTGAAGAAAGACAGCAAAACTTGCTAGAATACGAGCAAGCTTTTCGTTTTGCAATTGAGCAATCCTACCCAGTTAAACATCTAGATTCTGGGTTGATAGAACTTCAGCAGCGCTTACAACTGAAGGATGAAAATATTAGGGCTATCGAAGCTCCTATAATCGCATTTAAGGAGAGTAGGTTACAGGAGTATGAAAATAAGTTTACTCAGGTAGTAAAGCAAACATCTTCTATCAATAGGCAAGCAAAACGTAATTTACAAGAGTTAAAAAACTCATTGGAACTCAAGGATGATGAAGCAAGCCGAATAGAACAGCGCGTTATTGCAAAAATAAAACAGGAGAAAAATTTTAACAGAAAGTTAAAAATTGGACAATTTATAATTGGAATATTATTAATTATATTAATTATAATAGGCTATTTTTTTACACCTACAGCTATAATTCTAGTTTCTGATTATAGAAAAGAACAAAGTCTTCCTGATGCAAAAATGAAAATGAGTTGGGGAGAAAAAAATCTGTTAGATACAGATAGAAATGATAACAAAAAGCAAGCACAACAGGCATTTGAAAAGGGTAATTATCCAACAGCTTTGAATTATTTTAAGGAAGCAATAAAAAATAATCCAATTGATGATCCGGAGGCATTAATTGGCTATAACAATGCCAATGCTCACATTCAAGCAAACAGTGATAACAAACTGATTCTCAGCATTGCTGTTAGCGTACCTATAGGAAATAACCCCGATATAGCCAAACAAATATTACGTGGCGTATCTTTGGCTCAAAAAGACGTAAATGATAATGGTGGTATTAGATTTTCAAAAAACGCAAACGAAAGCCCACGATTTTTAAATGTTTTGATTGCTGATGATAGCAATGAACCAAAAATGGCTGTAAAAATTGCTAAAGAATTAGTCAAGAATAAATCAAATTTTAGTAATGTGTTAGCAATTGTGGGGCACAACTCTAGCAATACATCACTTAAGGCGGCTCCCATATATCAAGACGGAGGTTTAGTAATGATCACCCCCACAAGTGATGCAAGGGAAATAACAGCATTCGGCCCTCCTGTATTTCATATAATGCCTTTTTTAGAAAGAATTGCTGAAAAACTAGCAAATCATGTTTCAAGAGATAGTAATATAGAAAAAATTGCTATTTGTGCTGATTTATCTTCTCGAGCTAGTGAATCTCATGAAAGAGTTTTTAGTATAGCTATTCGTGATGAAAGAAACAGGTTACTTTCAGGAAAACCGTGTATTATTTCAGATAATTTTGATACAGATAAAATTATAGAAGAATTAGAAAAAGATAAGGTTAATACAATACTTTTGTTACCTGCGGTCGAAAAAATAAATAAAGCTATAGAACTTGCAAAAAAAGCACATGATAAGGGTTGGAAATTATTAGGCTCTCCTACAATGAATACCAATCAAACATTAGCTGAAGGAAAATATTTTAAAGATATGTTAATTCCAGTACCTTGGAATCATAAAGAAGGGAATGATAAAAGTAACTCTTTTAATGTCACAAAGCAAGACCTGAAAGTAGCTAATGTTACTTGGCGTACTGCGATGGCTTATGATACAACCCAAGCCATTGTTAAAGCTTTTGAGGAAATTATAAATAATCGTAAAGAAATAAACCGTACCAATCTTAGAGACAGGCTTTCTAGAAAGGGATTCCGCTTAGGCTTAGATAATAATAAAGATTTTTCTCAACAGAAATTTTCATTAAAACCTGTTACAGGAGAAGTCAATTTTAGAGGTGAGCGTGAAGCAGAAGTATCAATATTACAAGTAAAGGAAGATAGTGAAAATCCAGGCAAGTATATTTTCGATTCTATTCCAACAGAAAAAGTACAATTTCAAGCTGAATTTTAA
- a CDS encoding glycosyltransferase family 4 protein has product MRIAWIGKKSPFCGNVTYSREITNALLDRGHEVSFLHFAQEESEPDNWPKFQEVSLPFIYKSQVYTIPTFKATKVLTESLRKIKPDIVHASLTLSPLDFILPEICEQLNLPLIATFHTPFAGKGAKLISGTQLLAYQLYAPFLVNYDRVIVFSQIQRELLGRMGVREENVAVIPNGVDTAKYSPGPSQIKAEFQAKRLFVYQGRIAPEKNVEPLLRAWKQSGLEADSKLLIVGDGPLKPSLQPFYGAEEGIIWLGFIADETRRIEILRGADVFILPSLVEGLSLSLLEAMACGLACLATDVGADGEVLEKGAGVVLNTKTVRSQLKTLLPLFQDHPELTTVLGQKARKRVLERYTLTDNITQLEQLYREVLLQRPLPLTHRL; this is encoded by the coding sequence ATGCGTATAGCCTGGATTGGAAAAAAATCACCCTTTTGCGGCAATGTTACCTACAGTCGAGAAATTACAAATGCCTTGTTAGACCGAGGTCATGAAGTTAGCTTTCTCCACTTTGCTCAAGAAGAATCTGAACCTGATAACTGGCCAAAATTTCAAGAAGTTTCCTTACCCTTCATTTACAAGTCCCAGGTTTACACAATTCCCACTTTTAAAGCAACCAAAGTATTAACTGAGTCGTTGCGAAAAATTAAACCAGATATAGTCCACGCTTCTTTGACTTTATCTCCCTTGGACTTTATTCTTCCAGAAATTTGCGAGCAACTGAATTTGCCTCTAATTGCGACTTTCCATACCCCATTTGCAGGGAAAGGGGCAAAACTCATTTCCGGAACGCAACTTTTGGCTTATCAGCTATACGCACCTTTCTTAGTGAACTACGATCGCGTGATTGTATTTTCCCAAATTCAACGCGAGTTATTAGGGCGGATGGGTGTGCGGGAAGAAAATGTTGCAGTCATCCCTAATGGAGTTGATACTGCTAAATATTCTCCAGGCCCTTCTCAAATCAAAGCTGAATTTCAAGCCAAACGCCTATTTGTCTATCAAGGCCGGATAGCACCAGAAAAGAATGTGGAACCGCTGCTACGCGCTTGGAAGCAGTCAGGGTTGGAAGCTGATAGCAAGCTACTGATTGTAGGCGATGGGCCTTTGAAGCCGTCTTTACAGCCGTTTTATGGTGCAGAGGAAGGCATTATCTGGCTAGGATTCATTGCCGATGAAACCCGACGCATCGAAATTCTACGGGGGGCAGATGTATTTATTTTGCCTTCGTTGGTAGAAGGGTTATCTTTATCTCTTTTAGAAGCAATGGCCTGCGGGTTGGCGTGTTTAGCCACAGATGTGGGTGCTGATGGTGAAGTATTAGAAAAAGGTGCAGGGGTAGTTTTAAATACTAAAACAGTGCGATCGCAATTAAAAACCCTGTTGCCACTATTTCAAGATCATCCAGAGTTAACAACTGTGTTGGGACAGAAAGCCAGAAAGCGTGTATTGGAACGCTATACCCTCACTGATAATATTACTCAGTTGGAACAATTGTACCGCGAAGTTTTACTACAGCGACCTTTACCCCTAACTCATAGATTGTAA
- a CDS encoding MFS transporter, giving the protein MMQPSDLDTKILPLSPSYAKKQNRASDSTAPSHLSAVPKSRPSQINNHEISPREISPNNKNWLSEKSKPDFINSEAKSTQAEANGQAAITSAKEPPDIKGPDSGKDEPSNDVPQKGFLPVLKNPNFLALWGGQVFCQLADKVYLVLMIALINTQFQASHQSISGWVSALMMAFTIPAVLFGSVAGVFVDRWSKKTVLVATNIWRGILVLVIPLLLWLTHDWQPVGVLPVGFLIILSVTFLVSTLTQFFAPAEQTAIPLVVEEQHLLSANSLYTTTMMASVIVGFAVGEPLLAIADQLWLNLGASGGFGKEMVVGGSYAIAGIILSFLVTNEKPHDSATEFPHVFSDLRDGLRYLKDNHRVRSALVQLIILFSIFAALTVLAVRMAEIIPNMKASQFGFLLAAGGVGIAAGATILGQFGQRFSYTALSLCGCLGMAASLIGLSIFTTQLWIVLLLVALLGVFGALVGIPMQTAIQTETPPEMRGKVFGLQNNVINIALSLPLALAGVAETFIGLQAVFLALAVIVFFGGIFTWYTSHRE; this is encoded by the coding sequence ATGATGCAACCGTCTGATTTGGATACAAAAATCCTGCCTTTGTCACCGAGCTACGCCAAAAAACAGAATAGAGCATCAGATTCTACAGCACCCAGCCACTTGAGTGCTGTTCCGAAGTCTCGGCCCAGTCAAATCAATAACCACGAAATTTCCCCCCGGGAGATTTCGCCAAATAATAAAAATTGGCTATCGGAAAAATCAAAACCTGATTTTATTAATTCAGAAGCCAAATCTACTCAGGCTGAGGCTAATGGCCAAGCCGCTATTACCTCAGCAAAAGAACCACCCGATATCAAGGGGCCTGATTCAGGTAAAGATGAACCATCAAATGATGTACCTCAAAAGGGGTTTTTACCTGTATTAAAAAACCCAAATTTCTTAGCCCTTTGGGGTGGACAAGTTTTTTGCCAGCTAGCAGATAAAGTTTATCTGGTGTTGATGATTGCCTTGATTAATACGCAGTTTCAAGCTAGTCATCAAAGTATTAGTGGTTGGGTATCTGCCTTAATGATGGCTTTTACCATACCCGCCGTGCTATTTGGTTCTGTGGCTGGTGTGTTTGTGGATCGCTGGTCGAAAAAGACTGTATTAGTAGCTACCAATATTTGGCGGGGAATTTTGGTGTTGGTGATTCCCTTGCTGTTATGGTTGACTCATGATTGGCAACCAGTGGGAGTATTGCCTGTAGGTTTTTTGATCATCTTAAGCGTGACTTTTTTAGTTTCCACCCTCACACAGTTTTTCGCCCCAGCCGAACAAACAGCAATTCCTTTGGTGGTGGAAGAGCAACATTTACTCTCAGCTAACTCACTGTACACCACAACAATGATGGCCTCGGTAATTGTTGGTTTTGCTGTTGGCGAACCACTATTAGCGATCGCGGATCAACTTTGGCTAAATCTGGGTGCAAGTGGCGGATTTGGAAAAGAAATGGTCGTAGGTGGAAGTTATGCGATCGCAGGAATAATTTTGAGTTTCTTGGTAACTAACGAAAAACCTCACGACTCAGCCACCGAATTTCCTCATGTTTTCTCAGATTTACGGGATGGCTTACGTTATCTCAAAGATAATCATCGTGTTCGTAGCGCTTTAGTACAACTGATCATCTTGTTTTCCATATTTGCCGCCTTAACAGTTTTAGCTGTAAGAATGGCAGAAATCATTCCCAACATGAAAGCCTCACAATTTGGCTTTTTACTAGCAGCTGGTGGTGTGGGAATTGCTGCAGGGGCAACAATTCTTGGTCAGTTTGGTCAACGTTTCTCCTATACTGCCCTTAGTCTTTGTGGTTGTCTGGGGATGGCAGCTTCCTTAATAGGGTTATCCATCTTTACAACACAGCTTTGGATAGTGCTTTTGTTAGTAGCACTATTGGGTGTTTTTGGCGCACTTGTGGGTATCCCGATGCAAACTGCAATTCAAACAGAAACCCCACCAGAAATGCGGGGTAAAGTCTTCGGTTTGCAAAATAATGTCATTAATATTGCTCTTTCTTTACCCTTAGCATTAGCGGGTGTAGCAGAGACCTTTATTGGATTACAAGCTGTCTTTTTAGCATTAGCTGTAATTGTCTTTTTCGGAGGTATCTTTACTTGGTATACCTCGCATCGTGAGTAA